From a region of the Myxococcus stipitatus genome:
- a CDS encoding TfuA-like protein, producing the protein MKRRADELVVFLGPSLPADEARRRVACTVLPPARQGDVWRALARRPRAIALIDGVFEAQPSVWHHELLAALEAGVAVFGGSSMGALRAVELAPHGVVGVGRVFGWYRDGVVTDDAEVALLHADAEHGWRPLTVPLVNVRHLAERAREARVLDARAARSLVEAAEALFYQERTWPRVLERVSARWSAATLARWRAWAATGLEDLKRLDALACLDAASAWVRSGAPAPKGPRRSPSSLVRRRRLMEDVSRSAGGFVPSGEVVTLLSEHPDATELAEAGLRRALLAGLARSFGLTVTDAEVEAVREDWWESRNVPPRRRAGWLEENGLDDVSLRRLCEELALERLVLTRASRMLPDGPSWEEALASEARLRGLWAQAARAASSPGRRASSTPDPTEKVGSD; encoded by the coding sequence GTGAAGCGGCGCGCGGACGAGCTGGTCGTCTTCCTGGGGCCGTCCCTCCCCGCCGATGAGGCGCGGCGGCGCGTGGCGTGCACGGTGTTGCCACCCGCGCGCCAGGGCGACGTGTGGCGAGCGCTGGCCCGGCGGCCCCGGGCCATCGCGTTGATCGACGGCGTCTTCGAGGCCCAGCCGTCGGTGTGGCACCACGAGCTGCTGGCCGCGCTGGAGGCGGGCGTGGCCGTCTTCGGCGGCTCGAGCATGGGCGCGCTGCGGGCGGTGGAGCTGGCGCCGCACGGCGTGGTGGGCGTGGGGCGCGTCTTCGGGTGGTACCGGGATGGCGTGGTGACGGACGACGCGGAGGTGGCGCTGCTGCATGCCGACGCGGAGCACGGCTGGCGCCCCCTGACGGTGCCGCTGGTCAACGTGCGTCACCTGGCCGAGCGGGCGCGGGAGGCGCGGGTGCTGGACGCGCGCGCGGCCCGGAGCCTGGTGGAGGCCGCCGAGGCCCTCTTCTACCAGGAGCGCACCTGGCCCCGGGTGCTGGAGCGGGTGTCCGCCCGGTGGTCGGCCGCGACGCTCGCCCGGTGGCGCGCCTGGGCGGCGACGGGCCTGGAGGACCTCAAGCGGTTGGACGCGCTCGCGTGTCTGGACGCGGCCTCCGCGTGGGTGCGCTCCGGAGCGCCCGCGCCCAAGGGGCCCCGGCGCTCGCCCTCGTCGCTGGTGCGCCGTCGACGGCTGATGGAGGACGTGAGCCGGAGCGCGGGGGGCTTCGTCCCATCCGGCGAGGTGGTGACGCTCTTGAGCGAGCACCCCGACGCCACGGAATTGGCGGAGGCGGGGCTGCGGCGCGCGTTGCTCGCGGGCCTGGCCCGCTCGTTCGGCCTCACCGTCACGGACGCGGAGGTCGAGGCCGTACGGGAGGACTGGTGGGAGTCCCGGAACGTGCCGCCCCGCCGCCGGGCCGGGTGGCTCGAGGAGAACGGCCTGGATGACGTGTCCCTGCGCCGGCTGTGCGAGGAGCTGGCGCTGGAGCGGCTCGTGCTGACACGGGCCTCGCGCATGCTCCCGGACGGCCCCTCCTGGGAGGAGGCCCTGGCCTCCGAGGCCCGCCTGCGAGGCCTCTGGGCCCAGGCCGCCCGCGCCGCCTCCAGCCCGGGACGCCGAGCGTCGTCGACACCGGACCCGACGGAGAAGGTCGGGTCGGACTGA